The genomic region GGAAAAAATCATTGCAGAGATGAAATTATTAAGTTTTGCCATAAATATAAAAAAATTAAGTAATAAAATGAAATCTAATAAACTGGGTTTCGTGAAATATAAAGAGGCAATTTAATTATAAAAAATAGAATAAATAGAATAAAACTTAAAAATATTTAAGTTTTGTTTGCTATACTTAAAATTAGGCTAAGAAAAATATATTTGAATTTATTGAAACTTAGGTACTTGAGTTGTTAACTTGAACATAATAAAAGAGGCGTTTCATAACTGATTAATCAGTTATGAAACAGCCCCTTTTTGCGTTTAAAGGAAAAGAAATAATGAAATTTTTATTATGAAAGGAGTTTCTAAAATGTACAAAGTGGTAGTAAATAGCAAGTCAAGATAGCCTTAAGATAGAGCAGTTAGCACACTTTGAATATTATCCTTTTAGATTATATGAAAGGGAAAGATTTAATGAGATGGTAGAGAGTAAAAAAGGTTATAGGATTGTTGACAACATTTTGTAATTAAGATATTTTGAAATAGGGGTATATTTTACTCCAAGAAAAGTGAGAAAAAAAGTCAAATTGGCATATATTATATAACAATGAGGAGAATAAACAAGACTTTGAAAGATTTGTGTAAACAATATTAAAATATAAAGAACAAAGGGGAATATAGAAATGAAAAAAATATTATTAGTTGAAGATGATTTAAATTTAATTGATGGATTAGAGTATTTTATCAAAAAAAATGGGTTTCATGTTGATATAGCAAGAACTGTTAAAGAAGCTTTTTCTCTTTATGAAGACCATAAATATGACCTACTAGTTTTGGATTTAGCGCTACCGGATGGTACAGGTTTTGAAATTTGCAAAAAAGTGAGACTTACATCAACTGTCCCCATTATATTTCTAACAGCTTCTGATGAGGAAGTAAATATCGTTATGGGATTAGATATTGGGGGAGATGATTATATAACAAAGCCATTTAAATTAAATGAATTAATTTCTAGAATAAAGGCATTACTTCGTAGAGCAAAAGATTTTCAAAAAGAGACTTCTACAGTGTCTTCAAATGGAGTTACTATTGAGTTTTTGAACAATCGTGCTTTAAAAAATGGGCAGATTCTAGAGCTAACTTTTGCTGAATATAAATTGCTTAGTTTGCTTATGAAAAATTCAAATATTGTTTTAACAAGACAAAAGATACTTGACAAACTATGGGATGGAGATGGTGATTTCATAGATGATAACACTCTTTCTGTGTATATACGCAGACTGCGCTGTAAAATTGAAGATGATCCCAACTATCCTAAAATGCTTCTCACTGTACGTGGTATTGGCTATAAATGGAATGTGGTTAAATAAGGAGTGTTTGATCTATGAATTTGCTTACAAACAAAGATATTCGTCATTTATTTTGGATGATTTTAGCTATTCTAACATTGGCTTTATTTTTTAGCTTAATTTTTTCGCAACTGATTGTTTACGATTTTAAAGTACAGATGCTTACTCATGATTATGAGGTTGCAGGATACCTGTTGGAGCGTGGATCAAAGCCATCTAATGTTTCTGCTGTATTTGCAGCTAGAAAAACAGAAGAAGAACTTTTGTCCGGGAAAAATTTTTTGCAGTCATTAGGATATAAAGCAGATATTAATAACCAGTTGTTACCAGATACAAATACATTTATCTTAAAGTATCGTTTATATTCTACTTTATTTGTGGTTATATTTGGAATATCCATTATAATTATTTTTTTTCTATATTTTAAACGTCAGCAAAATACGATTGAAAAAGCTAATACTGCTATTAACACTTTCATGAATGGTGATGCTACAGCACGAATTGATAGTGATAAAGAAGGAAGCTTATATAAATTATTTGATTCCATTAATTCAATAATTACTTCTCTGAATGCACATGTTGAAGTGGAAAAACATACCAAGGAGTTTTTAAAAAATTTGATAGCAGATATTTCTCATCAGTTAAAAACACCTCTTGCTGCTTTAAAAATGTACAACGAAATCATACAAGAAGAAATTAACAATGAAGAAATAGTGAAAAATTTCACAGTTAAAATGGAAAGTTCTATAGAACGTATGGAAATTTTGATACGAAATCTTTTAAAAATTACAAAACTGGATACAGGAACAATCGTACTGAATAAAAAAGAAGAAAATATTCGTTCAATTGTAAAAGAGAGTATTTCCAGTCTTGAAACTAGAGCTGTAAAGGAGCAGAAAAGCATTACTCTAAACGGCTCAGATAATGCTGTCCTATATTGTGATGAGGATTGGCTGATAGAAGCCATAGGAAACCTTGTTAAGAATGCACTAGATCACATGGGAGCAGGGGAAAAAGTCGAAATTTTATGGGAAGAAACTTCTGTTATTACAAAAATAATCATTAAAGATAATGGTAGCGGTATTCATCCAGAGGATATACATTATATATTTAAACGCTTTTATCGAAGTCGATTTTCACAGAATACACATGG from Clostridiisalibacter paucivorans DSM 22131 harbors:
- a CDS encoding sensor histidine kinase; this encodes MNLLTNKDIRHLFWMILAILTLALFFSLIFSQLIVYDFKVQMLTHDYEVAGYLLERGSKPSNVSAVFAARKTEEELLSGKNFLQSLGYKADINNQLLPDTNTFILKYRLYSTLFVVIFGISIIIIFFLYFKRQQNTIEKANTAINTFMNGDATARIDSDKEGSLYKLFDSINSIITSLNAHVEVEKHTKEFLKNLIADISHQLKTPLAALKMYNEIIQEEINNEEIVKNFTVKMESSIERMEILIRNLLKITKLDTGTIVLNKKEENIRSIVKESISSLETRAVKEQKSITLNGSDNAVLYCDEDWLIEAIGNLVKNALDHMGAGEKVEILWEETSVITKIIIKDNGSGIHPEDIHYIFKRFYRSRFSQNTHGVGLGLSLAKSIVEAHNGTITVDSTLGKGSFFALNFLKLTNM
- a CDS encoding response regulator transcription factor, which translates into the protein MKKILLVEDDLNLIDGLEYFIKKNGFHVDIARTVKEAFSLYEDHKYDLLVLDLALPDGTGFEICKKVRLTSTVPIIFLTASDEEVNIVMGLDIGGDDYITKPFKLNELISRIKALLRRAKDFQKETSTVSSNGVTIEFLNNRALKNGQILELTFAEYKLLSLLMKNSNIVLTRQKILDKLWDGDGDFIDDNTLSVYIRRLRCKIEDDPNYPKMLLTVRGIGYKWNVVK